The Deltaproteobacteria bacterium genome window below encodes:
- a CDS encoding CDGSH iron-sulfur domain-containing protein: protein MVTKIQARARGPLVIELDGEVELVGPDGVTRDTSGMKRLMLCRCGASKARPFCDGSHNRIGFEAPPPEPDEAG from the coding sequence ATGGTGACGAAGATCCAGGCACGAGCACGCGGACCACTGGTGATCGAGCTCGACGGCGAGGTGGAGCTGGTCGGGCCCGACGGTGTCACGCGCGACACCAGCGGCATGAAGCGCTTGATGCTGTGTCGCTGCGGCGCCTCGAAGGCGCGACCGTTCTGCGACGGCTCGCACAATCGCATCGGCTTCGAGGCACCGCCGCCGGAGCCCGACGAAGCGGGCTGA
- a CDS encoding serine/threonine protein kinase, translating to MDQVLDVVAELAAEEATDRIEPSSDERIAGDAIARTPGREQLVVVGHRGQYTARALASEAPPGDDDDAFPEGAALVRSARPARRDATAELMRANVRRALVGVDEPPRLGRFVVLGTVGRGAIGVVLAAYDPMLDRKVALKLLRTADAEGRAALLHEARVLAKLSHPHIVGVHEAAEIDGQIVIAMPFVQGPDLRAWLREAPREHDEVVAVFVAIARALAAAHARGIVHGDLKPENVLLDAGAGAAASASMGVRVADFGMARVLAERDPTPGGGTPAYLAPERRAGAPASAAADQFAFGVALHEALLGERPPATSAALTRARARLPAAVRTVLRRTLADDVAARMPDMEAVAAALAAPRHRGMAAGTIAALVSIAAATWFAAARAREDPCAGADAPAARLWTSQDAARLQQVFVANGPAGADAIATRVAERLAARRDAWAHARHDICVATRVRAEQSDSLHDARMRCLDRRADELVALRDALLQPAARRTVIDALAAVDDLPPLQRCDEPDAAPLDEASLAARRAVDRATALLALGRYDDAIAAASAARDAAAPRDRDSERTMRGLHAQAQALLGAAQARVASVTSARATLIDARREAASVGDDRLLAQLGMRLLQQALFTAPLHEVEALAEHARVAALRAGESTAEIDAVVGEARLEAGDADGAVAVLQAAIPDIVRDDRRALAQSTLGSARLAQGDAEGALGAYEQALATAAAYFGPEHPALDFHAHRRARGLRAVGRLAEAERELQRVLASRIDTLGADDRAIASVLDDLARTERARGRLDDALAHAQRALAIRTAAYGPEHVRLVELYASLVDIERDRGATELAREHYAHALRLRETTPGHPQIAELAAALASL from the coding sequence TTGGATCAGGTCCTCGACGTCGTCGCCGAGCTTGCTGCGGAAGAAGCGACAGATCGGATCGAACCATCGTCCGATGAGCGCATCGCCGGCGACGCGATCGCCCGCACGCCAGGCCGCGAGCAGCTCGTCGTCGTCGGACACCGCGGCCAGTATACTGCGCGAGCTTTGGCGAGCGAGGCCCCGCCCGGCGACGACGACGACGCCTTCCCCGAAGGCGCGGCGTTGGTGCGCTCGGCCAGGCCTGCGCGCCGCGACGCCACCGCGGAGCTGATGCGCGCCAACGTCCGTCGCGCCTTGGTCGGCGTCGACGAGCCACCGCGGCTGGGTCGCTTCGTGGTGCTCGGCACAGTGGGCCGCGGCGCCATCGGCGTGGTGCTCGCGGCCTACGACCCCATGCTCGATCGCAAGGTCGCGCTCAAGCTGCTGCGCACCGCCGACGCCGAGGGGCGCGCGGCGCTGCTGCACGAGGCACGCGTCCTCGCCAAGCTGTCGCATCCCCACATCGTCGGCGTCCACGAGGCCGCCGAGATCGACGGACAGATCGTGATCGCGATGCCGTTCGTGCAGGGGCCCGATCTACGCGCGTGGCTGCGCGAGGCCCCGCGCGAGCACGACGAGGTGGTGGCGGTGTTCGTCGCGATCGCGCGCGCACTCGCGGCCGCGCACGCCCGCGGCATCGTGCATGGCGATCTCAAGCCGGAGAACGTGCTGCTCGACGCGGGCGCGGGCGCGGCCGCGAGCGCGAGCATGGGCGTGCGGGTGGCCGACTTCGGCATGGCGCGGGTGCTGGCCGAGCGCGATCCGACACCCGGCGGCGGCACGCCGGCCTACCTCGCGCCCGAGCGGCGCGCGGGCGCACCGGCGAGCGCGGCCGCCGATCAGTTTGCCTTCGGGGTCGCGCTGCACGAGGCACTGCTCGGCGAGCGACCGCCGGCGACGAGTGCAGCGCTCACGCGCGCGCGCGCACGCTTGCCCGCGGCCGTGCGCACGGTCCTGCGTCGCACCCTCGCAGACGACGTGGCCGCGCGCATGCCCGACATGGAGGCGGTCGCCGCCGCACTCGCGGCGCCCCGACACCGCGGCATGGCAGCGGGCACCATCGCGGCGCTCGTGAGCATCGCGGCCGCGACGTGGTTCGCGGCCGCACGCGCCCGCGAGGACCCCTGCGCCGGCGCCGATGCCCCGGCTGCACGGCTGTGGACCTCGCAGGACGCCGCCCGCCTGCAGCAGGTCTTCGTCGCGAACGGACCCGCGGGCGCGGACGCGATCGCAACCCGCGTGGCCGAGCGACTCGCGGCGCGGCGCGACGCCTGGGCGCACGCGCGTCACGACATCTGCGTGGCCACCCGCGTGCGCGCCGAGCAATCGGACAGCCTGCACGATGCGCGCATGCGCTGCCTCGATCGCCGTGCCGACGAGCTCGTGGCCCTGCGCGACGCACTGCTGCAGCCCGCAGCGCGACGCACGGTGATCGACGCGCTCGCAGCGGTCGACGACCTGCCGCCGCTGCAGCGCTGCGACGAGCCCGACGCCGCACCGCTCGACGAGGCGTCGCTCGCAGCCCGGCGCGCGGTCGATCGGGCGACCGCCCTGCTCGCGCTCGGCCGCTACGACGACGCGATCGCGGCTGCGAGCGCTGCCCGCGATGCCGCAGCACCGCGCGACCGCGACAGCGAGCGCACGATGCGAGGCCTGCATGCGCAGGCCCAGGCGCTGCTCGGCGCCGCGCAGGCGAGGGTCGCGTCGGTCACATCGGCGCGGGCGACCTTGATCGACGCGCGCCGCGAGGCCGCGAGCGTCGGCGACGATCGGCTGCTCGCGCAGCTCGGCATGCGTCTGCTGCAGCAGGCGCTGTTCACCGCGCCGCTGCACGAGGTCGAAGCGCTCGCCGAGCACGCGCGCGTCGCAGCGCTACGCGCCGGCGAGTCCACCGCGGAGATCGATGCGGTGGTCGGGGAAGCTCGCTTGGAGGCCGGCGATGCCGACGGTGCGGTCGCGGTGCTGCAGGCCGCGATCCCCGACATCGTGCGCGACGACCGACGCGCACTTGCACAGAGCACCCTCGGCTCGGCCCGGCTCGCACAGGGCGATGCCGAGGGCGCGCTGGGGGCCTACGAGCAGGCGCTCGCCACCGCGGCCGCGTACTTCGGGCCCGAGCACCCCGCGCTCGACTTCCACGCGCACCGTCGCGCCCGCGGCCTGCGAGCCGTCGGGCGCCTCGCCGAGGCCGAGCGCGAACTGCAGCGCGTGCTGGCCTCCCGCATCGACACGCTCGGCGCCGACGACCGCGCGATCGCCAGTGTGCTCGATGATCTCGCCCGCACCGAGCGCGCGCGCGGCCGGCTCGACGATGCGCTCGCCCATGCGCAGCGGGCACTCGCGATCCGCACGGCTGCCTATGGGCCCGAGCACGTGCGACTGGTCGAGCTGTACGCGAGCCTCGTCGACATCGAGCGCGATCGCGGGGCGACCGAGCTCGCGCGCGAGCACTACGCCCACGCCCTGCGCCTGCGCGAGACCACGCCCGGCCACCCGCAGATCGCCGAGCTAGCGGCCGCCCTCGCCTCGCTGTGA
- a CDS encoding 50S ribosomal protein L10 translates to MDTTQKQELSSKLREELSQASAFVLVEFAGLTVASVNELRGKFREAGCSYHVYKNSTIRFAIQETDHAAATPLLKGVSGLAFHPDDPGAAARVARDFAKDNDKFKLKGGVAYGKMLDADGVVALANMPGPRELKAQFLALLNTPATQFVRVLQASAQGLLNVLNARKEKLEAA, encoded by the coding sequence ATGGACACCACACAGAAACAAGAACTCAGCAGCAAGCTCCGTGAGGAGCTGTCGCAGGCCAGCGCGTTCGTGCTGGTGGAGTTCGCGGGACTCACCGTCGCCAGCGTCAACGAGCTGCGCGGCAAGTTCCGCGAGGCGGGGTGCAGCTACCACGTCTACAAGAACTCCACGATCCGCTTCGCGATCCAAGAGACGGATCACGCGGCCGCCACCCCCTTGCTCAAGGGCGTCAGCGGTCTCGCGTTCCATCCCGACGATCCCGGCGCGGCGGCCCGCGTCGCCCGTGACTTCGCCAAGGACAACGACAAGTTCAAGCTCAAGGGCGGCGTCGCGTACGGCAAGATGCTTGACGCCGATGGCGTGGTCGCACTCGCGAACATGCCCGGTCCGCGCGAGCTCAAGGCGCAGTTCCTGGCGCTGCTCAACACCCCCGCCACCCAGTTCGTGCGCGTGCTGCAAGCATCCGCGCAGGGGCTGCTCAACGTGCTCAACGCCCGCAAAGAGAAGCTCGAAGCGGCGTAG
- the rpoB gene encoding DNA-directed RNA polymerase subunit beta: protein MPQVVQNNFRVRKNFGKLKKIVEVPNLIDIQKRSYDKFLQHDIPPDEREDVGLQAVFKSVFPIKDFGETSSLEFVSYALDRPKYDEDECRARGMTFAAPIKVVVRLVVWDVDDETGTQSIRDVKEQEVYFGEIPLMTEHGTFIINGTERVVVSQLHRSPGVFFDHDRGKTHASGKKLFSARVIPYRGSWLDFEFDHKDLIYVRIDRRRKLYASVLLRALGYTTQELLDFFYSKETVFIERDGGETKLWRGIDYDLLGGQRAAGDIIDPETSEVLVKKGRKISRAHIKRMKNAGIKRLPMDSEELTGKVAAEDTIDDNTGEVLLNCNEDISEEHIARLSESGVKSFRILFIDDFNVGPFLRDTLLQDKLTSSEEAILEIYRRLRPGDPPTLDTARNLFDSLFFRADRYDLSTVGRLKLNHKFGLDEDLATQVLTKRDILETVKYLVELRNGRGQIDDIDHLGNRRVRAVGELMENQYRIGLVRMERAIKERMSMSQEMDALMPADLINAKPVSAVVKEYFASSQLSQFMDQTNPLSEVTHKRRLSALGPGGLTRERAGFEVRDVHQTHYGRICPIETPEGPNIGLIASLSTYARINEFGFIETPYRSVDGGVASGDVAYYSALQEQGHYIAQANAKTDDKGKLTADQVQCRYNEEFVMVAPQEVTLMDVSPNQLVSVAASLIPFLEHDDANRALMGSNMQRQAVPCLRPDAPLIGTGMEQHVARDSGTTVVADRDGIVEQVDGARIVVKPVSSKDESRSILGAKPDIYNLVKFERSNQNTALNQKPIVRVGDRVKKGDVIADGSATERGELALGQNVLVAFMPWQGYNFEDSILVSERLIRDDTYTSLHIEEFECVARDTKLGKEEITRDIPNVGEEALRNLDEAGIVCIGAEVKAGDILVGKITPKGETQLSPEEKLLRAIFGEKAGDVRDTSLRLPPGVSGIVIDARVFARKGVDKDTRASQIEDHERDKLIKDRNDNVNIVSDGYYNRIREVMKGKTTAAKLVDDTGAVLCDAGVVLNEEGLSKIPRRFWGQFALTTAEDTELVEALARRLEKDLDEIETIFREKIAKLTKGDELPPGVIKMVKVYVCIKRKLQVGDKMAGRHGNKGVISRIMPVEDLPYLEDGTPVDLVLNPLGVPSRMNVGQILETHLGWAARELGNQIDRYMQSNYNTDVLRKQLKKIYENAEADRFVDSLPEEDVIRFADKLRRGVHMATPVFDGAIETEVKTTLEKAGLPRGGQAILFDGRTGEAFNENVTVGIMYMLKLHHLVDDKIHARSIGPYSLVTQQPLGGKAQFGGQRLGEMEVWALEAYGAAYALQELLTVKSDDVVGRMRMYESIVKGQPTMQPGVPESFNVLLKELQALCLNVEMLEVDMETGQVPGTIREAAPAAE from the coding sequence ATGCCACAGGTCGTCCAGAACAACTTCAGGGTCCGCAAGAACTTCGGAAAACTGAAGAAGATCGTCGAAGTTCCCAACCTGATCGACATCCAGAAGCGCTCCTACGACAAGTTCCTGCAGCACGACATCCCGCCCGACGAGCGCGAGGACGTGGGTCTGCAGGCGGTCTTCAAGAGCGTGTTCCCGATCAAGGACTTCGGCGAGACCAGCTCGCTCGAGTTCGTCAGCTACGCGCTCGACCGCCCCAAGTACGACGAGGACGAGTGCCGCGCCCGCGGCATGACGTTCGCCGCGCCCATCAAGGTCGTCGTGCGCCTGGTGGTGTGGGACGTCGACGACGAAACCGGCACCCAGTCGATCCGCGACGTGAAGGAGCAGGAGGTCTACTTCGGCGAAATCCCGCTGATGACCGAGCACGGCACCTTCATCATCAACGGCACCGAGCGCGTGGTCGTCAGCCAGCTGCACCGCAGCCCTGGCGTGTTCTTCGACCATGATCGCGGCAAGACCCACGCGAGCGGCAAGAAGCTGTTCTCGGCGCGCGTCATCCCGTACCGCGGCTCGTGGCTCGACTTCGAGTTCGACCACAAGGACCTCATCTACGTCCGCATCGATCGTCGCCGCAAGCTGTACGCCAGCGTGCTGCTGCGCGCGCTCGGCTACACCACGCAGGAGCTGCTCGACTTCTTCTACTCGAAGGAGACCGTGTTCATCGAGCGCGACGGCGGCGAGACCAAGCTGTGGCGCGGCATCGACTACGACCTGCTCGGTGGTCAGCGTGCCGCTGGCGACATCATCGACCCCGAGACCAGCGAGGTGCTGGTCAAGAAGGGCCGCAAGATCTCGCGTGCGCACATCAAGCGCATGAAGAACGCCGGCATCAAGCGCCTGCCGATGGACTCCGAGGAGCTGACCGGCAAGGTCGCGGCCGAGGACACCATCGACGACAACACCGGCGAGGTGCTGCTCAACTGCAACGAGGACATCAGCGAGGAGCACATCGCGCGCCTGAGCGAGTCGGGCGTGAAGAGCTTCCGCATCCTCTTCATCGACGACTTCAACGTCGGGCCGTTCCTGCGCGACACCCTGCTGCAGGACAAGCTCACCAGCTCGGAGGAGGCCATCCTCGAGATCTACCGGCGCCTGCGCCCCGGTGATCCACCGACGCTGGACACCGCGCGCAACCTGTTCGACTCGCTGTTCTTCCGCGCCGACCGCTACGACCTGTCGACCGTCGGTCGTCTCAAGCTGAACCACAAGTTCGGCCTCGACGAGGACCTCGCGACCCAGGTCCTGACCAAGCGCGACATCCTCGAGACGGTCAAGTACCTGGTCGAGCTCCGCAACGGCCGCGGTCAGATCGACGACATCGACCACCTCGGCAACCGCCGCGTGCGTGCGGTCGGCGAGCTGATGGAGAACCAGTACCGCATTGGCCTGGTCCGCATGGAGCGCGCCATCAAGGAGCGCATGAGCATGTCCCAGGAGATGGACGCGCTCATGCCGGCGGACCTCATCAACGCCAAGCCGGTCAGCGCGGTCGTGAAGGAGTACTTCGCGTCGAGCCAGCTGTCGCAGTTCATGGATCAGACCAACCCGCTCTCCGAGGTCACGCACAAGCGTCGTCTCTCGGCGCTCGGGCCCGGCGGTCTGACCCGCGAGCGCGCCGGCTTCGAGGTGCGCGACGTCCACCAGACCCACTACGGCCGCATCTGCCCCATCGAGACGCCGGAAGGTCCGAACATCGGCCTCATCGCGTCGCTCTCGACCTACGCACGCATCAACGAGTTCGGCTTCATCGAGACGCCGTACCGCTCGGTCGACGGCGGCGTGGCCTCGGGTGACGTCGCGTACTACTCGGCGCTGCAGGAGCAGGGGCACTACATCGCCCAGGCCAACGCCAAGACCGACGACAAGGGCAAGCTCACCGCCGATCAGGTGCAGTGCCGCTACAACGAGGAGTTCGTGATGGTCGCCCCGCAAGAGGTGACGCTCATGGACGTCTCGCCGAACCAGCTGGTGTCGGTCGCCGCGTCGCTGATCCCGTTCCTCGAGCACGACGATGCCAACCGCGCCCTGATGGGCTCGAACATGCAGCGACAGGCGGTGCCGTGCCTGCGTCCGGATGCGCCGCTCATCGGCACCGGCATGGAGCAGCACGTCGCGCGCGACTCGGGCACCACCGTGGTGGCCGATCGCGACGGCATCGTCGAGCAGGTCGACGGCGCGCGCATCGTGGTCAAGCCGGTCTCGAGCAAGGACGAGAGCCGCTCGATCCTCGGTGCCAAGCCCGACATCTACAACCTGGTCAAGTTCGAGCGTTCGAACCAGAACACCGCGCTCAACCAGAAGCCGATCGTCCGCGTGGGCGACCGCGTGAAGAAGGGCGATGTCATCGCCGACGGCTCGGCCACCGAGCGCGGCGAGCTGGCGCTGGGCCAGAACGTGCTGGTCGCGTTCATGCCGTGGCAGGGCTACAACTTCGAGGACTCGATCCTCGTGTCGGAGCGGCTCATCCGCGACGACACCTACACGTCGCTGCACATCGAGGAGTTCGAGTGCGTCGCGCGTGACACCAAGCTCGGCAAAGAAGAGATCACGCGCGACATCCCGAACGTCGGCGAGGAAGCCCTGCGCAACCTCGACGAGGCCGGCATCGTGTGCATCGGCGCCGAGGTGAAGGCCGGCGACATCCTGGTCGGCAAGATCACGCCCAAGGGCGAGACCCAGCTGTCGCCCGAGGAGAAGCTGCTGCGGGCGATCTTCGGCGAGAAGGCCGGCGACGTGCGCGACACCTCGCTGCGGCTGCCGCCGGGCGTGTCCGGCATCGTCATCGACGCTCGCGTGTTCGCGCGCAAGGGCGTCGACAAGGACACCCGCGCCTCGCAAATCGAGGATCACGAGCGCGACAAGCTCATCAAGGACCGCAACGACAACGTCAACATCGTCTCGGACGGCTACTACAACCGCATCCGCGAGGTGATGAAGGGCAAGACCACGGCGGCCAAGCTCGTCGACGACACCGGCGCGGTGCTGTGCGACGCCGGCGTGGTCTTGAACGAAGAGGGGCTGTCGAAGATCCCGCGGCGCTTCTGGGGTCAGTTCGCGCTGACCACCGCCGAGGACACCGAGCTGGTCGAGGCGCTGGCGCGTCGACTCGAGAAGGACCTCGACGAAATCGAGACCATCTTCCGCGAGAAGATCGCGAAGCTGACCAAGGGCGACGAGCTGCCGCCCGGCGTCATCAAGATGGTCAAGGTCTACGTCTGCATCAAGCGCAAGCTGCAGGTCGGCGACAAGATGGCCGGCCGCCACGGCAACAAGGGCGTGATCTCGCGGATCATGCCGGTCGAGGATCTGCCGTACCTCGAGGACGGCACCCCGGTCGATCTCGTGCTCAACCCGCTGGGCGTGCCCTCGCGCATGAACGTCGGGCAGATCCTCGAGACCCACCTCGGGTGGGCGGCGCGCGAGCTGGGCAACCAGATCGACCGCTACATGCAGAGCAACTACAACACCGACGTGCTGCGCAAGCAGCTCAAGAAGATCTACGAGAACGCGGAGGCCGACCGCTTCGTGGACAGCCTCCCCGAGGAGGACGTCATTCGCTTCGCCGACAAGCTGCGTCGGGGCGTGCACATGGCGACGCCGGTGTTCGACGGTGCGATCGAGACCGAGGTCAAGACCACGCTCGAGAAGGCCGGGCTGCCCCGCGGTGGCCAGGCGATCCTGTTCGATGGTCGTACCGGTGAGGCGTTCAACGAGAACGTCACGGTCGGCATCATGTACATGCTGAAGCTGCACCACTTGGTGGACGACAAGATCCACGCGCGCTCGATCGGGCCCTACTCGCTGGTCACCCAGCAGCCCCTGGGCGGCAAGGCGCAGTTCGGTGGTCAGCGCCTGGGCGAGATGGAAGTGTGGGCGCTCGAGGCCTACGGCGCCGCCTATGCGCTGCAGGAGCTGCTCACGGTCAAGAGCGACGACGTCGTCGGCCGCATGCGGATGTACGAGTCGATCGTGAAGGGCCAGCCCACCATGCAGCCCGGCGTGCCCGAGAGCTTCAACGTGCTCCTCAAGGAGCTCCAGGCGCTGTGCCTGAACGTCGAGATGCTCGAGGTCGACATGGAGACCGGCCAGGTGCCGGGCACGATCCGCGAGGCCGCGCCGGCGGCCGAGTAG
- the rplL gene encoding 50S ribosomal protein L7/L12: MTKDQVVEYLSNLPVMEIAALVKELEGKWGVSAAAPVAVAAAGGGGGAAAAPVEEKTEFTVVIKNGGDKKINVIKAVRELIPGIGLKEAKDMVDGAPATVKEGVSKEEAETMVKKLKEAGADAEMK, from the coding sequence ATCACGAAGGATCAAGTCGTCGAGTACCTCTCCAACCTCCCGGTGATGGAGATCGCCGCGCTGGTGAAGGAGCTCGAGGGTAAGTGGGGCGTCTCGGCGGCCGCGCCGGTGGCCGTTGCGGCGGCCGGTGGCGGTGGCGGGGCTGCGGCCGCGCCGGTCGAGGAGAAGACCGAGTTCACCGTCGTCATCAAGAACGGCGGCGACAAGAAGATCAACGTCATCAAGGCGGTCCGCGAGCTCATCCCGGGCATCGGCCTGAAGGAAGCCAAGGACATGGTCGACGGCGCGCCCGCCACCGTGAAGGAAGGCGTCTCGAAGGAAGAGGCCGAGACGATGGTCAAGAAGCTGAAGGAAGCCGGCGCCGACGCCGAGATGAAGTAG
- the rplK gene encoding 50S ribosomal protein L11 produces the protein MKKVTAIVKLQCKGGEATPAPPIGPALGSKGVNIMEFVKQFNARTAKDKGTVIPVEITVFSDRSFTFITKTPPASVMLMKAAGIEGGSGEPNKVKKGKVTHKQVREIAEFKLKDMNAFDVEAAARSIAGTARSMGLDVVD, from the coding sequence ATGAAGAAGGTAACCGCGATCGTCAAGTTGCAGTGCAAGGGTGGTGAGGCCACGCCGGCACCGCCCATCGGCCCAGCGCTGGGTTCGAAGGGCGTCAACATCATGGAGTTCGTGAAGCAGTTCAACGCACGAACTGCCAAGGACAAGGGCACGGTGATCCCCGTCGAGATCACGGTGTTCTCGGACCGCTCCTTCACGTTCATCACCAAGACCCCGCCGGCCTCGGTGATGCTGATGAAGGCCGCCGGCATCGAAGGCGGCTCCGGCGAGCCGAACAAGGTGAAGAAGGGCAAGGTCACGCACAAGCAGGTGCGCGAGATTGCCGAGTTCAAGCTCAAGGACATGAACGCGTTCGACGTCGAGGCTGCCGCGCGCAGCATCGCCGGCACCGCGCGTTCGATGGGCCTCGACGTCGTCGACTGA
- a CDS encoding 50S ribosomal protein L1 → MGKRYVKERASVDPQKRYTLEEACRLVTEVSKTKFDQSIDVAARLGVNPKHADQMIRSSCALPHGTGKTVRVVVFAKGERASEANAAGADLVGAEDLVEKIQGGWLDFDSAIATPDMMGLVGRLGRVLGPRNLMPNPKVGTVTMDVARAVRELKAGRIEFRTEKTGIVHAPIGKISFGPEKIRENLVALLEQLQRLKPQTAKGKYWKSLTVSATMGPGLRIDTNEVAALVEKN, encoded by the coding sequence ATGGGCAAGCGTTACGTCAAAGAGCGTGCGAGCGTCGATCCGCAGAAGCGATACACCCTCGAGGAGGCATGCCGCCTCGTCACCGAGGTCTCGAAGACGAAGTTCGATCAGAGCATCGACGTCGCCGCGCGCCTGGGTGTGAACCCCAAGCACGCCGACCAGATGATCCGCTCGAGCTGCGCGCTGCCCCACGGCACCGGCAAGACCGTGCGCGTGGTGGTGTTCGCCAAGGGTGAGCGCGCGAGCGAGGCCAACGCCGCCGGTGCCGACCTGGTCGGCGCCGAGGACCTGGTCGAGAAGATCCAGGGTGGTTGGCTCGACTTCGACAGCGCGATCGCGACGCCCGACATGATGGGTCTGGTCGGTCGCCTGGGTCGCGTGCTCGGTCCCCGCAACCTGATGCCGAACCCGAAGGTCGGCACGGTCACGATGGACGTCGCCCGGGCCGTGCGCGAGCTGAAGGCTGGTCGCATCGAGTTCCGCACCGAGAAGACCGGCATCGTGCATGCGCCGATCGGGAAGATCTCGTTCGGACCCGAGAAGATCCGCGAGAACCTGGTCGCCCTGCTCGAGCAGCTGCAGCGCCTCAAGCCGCAGACCGCCAAGGGCAAGTACTGGAAGAGCCTTACCGTGAGCGCAACGATGGGCCCCGGCTTGCGCATCGACACCAACGAGGTCGCGGCGCTGGTCGAGAAGAACTGA
- a CDS encoding group 1 truncated hemoglobin yields the protein MDADPQRRPRRRASDTEPNLALWAALEQGAKLRRILEDFYEQVYVDPRLAPFFEHTTKSWAIDHQYAFLAEAFTGQDLYFGDRPRNAHHWMVISHELFDYREALMDQTLRRHGLADEHIRHWRAFEEKFRSHIVKDVPFAKKRRGQALPLEGYEPVVLDSGGICDGCAGIVETNATAHYHVRTGKVYCAQCRPGEARGEQGA from the coding sequence ATGGACGCAGATCCGCAGCGGCGACCGCGACGGCGGGCGAGTGACACCGAGCCCAACCTCGCCTTGTGGGCGGCGCTCGAGCAGGGCGCCAAGCTCCGGCGAATCCTCGAAGACTTCTACGAGCAGGTCTACGTCGATCCCCGACTCGCACCGTTCTTCGAGCACACCACCAAGAGCTGGGCGATCGATCACCAGTACGCGTTCTTGGCCGAGGCGTTCACCGGGCAAGACCTCTACTTCGGCGACCGCCCCCGCAACGCGCACCACTGGATGGTCATCAGCCACGAGCTGTTCGACTACCGTGAGGCGCTGATGGATCAGACGCTGCGGCGCCACGGGCTCGCCGACGAGCACATCCGCCACTGGCGAGCGTTCGAGGAGAAGTTCCGCTCGCACATCGTCAAAGACGTGCCGTTCGCCAAGAAGCGTCGTGGACAGGCGCTGCCGCTCGAAGGCTACGAGCCGGTCGTGCTCGACTCGGGCGGCATCTGCGACGGCTGCGCCGGCATCGTCGAGACCAACGCGACCGCGCACTACCACGTACGCACCGGTAAGGTGTACTGCGCGCAGTGCCGGCCAGGTGAGGCGCGCGGCGAACAGGGGGCATGA
- a CDS encoding endonuclease/exonuclease/phosphatase family protein, whose amino-acid sequence MASLRSTFASLALLVACSPAAAEPTESSGDGRDDGFLAGKADGACLDAASPAATGVLAFVNDAATDLELLDRAAEDGGVGLTRRAAQNLVAARPIADLAALDAVPWIGPASCRALAEYACNEAERCVATLDVMTWNLEHFPKTAATEDAVVELLGSLAPDLVGVQEVESTTALQHVVDALPGYARVLGKRADTRVALLYREAAFELRAVEQLFTDDADAFPRPPLAVTMVPHDAVDPHEVVFVVVHLKALSGASNEARRRDAVTKLRAWIDQRRALTPDIVVLGDWNDRIEEGPDTNVFGPLLEAAARVEFLTAEAAQTGAYSYVPFRSLIDHIAVTEEALEDLRDPELEVLPLEQTWGGGDYVGEVTDHRPVRARFETAVGY is encoded by the coding sequence ATGGCCAGCCTCCGATCGACCTTCGCCTCGCTCGCACTCCTCGTCGCCTGTTCGCCCGCTGCTGCGGAGCCCACCGAGTCGAGCGGTGACGGCCGCGACGATGGCTTCCTCGCCGGCAAGGCCGACGGTGCTTGCCTCGACGCGGCCTCGCCTGCGGCGACCGGCGTGCTCGCGTTCGTGAACGACGCGGCGACGGACCTCGAGCTGCTCGATCGCGCCGCCGAGGACGGCGGCGTGGGCCTGACGCGGCGCGCCGCGCAGAACCTCGTCGCCGCGCGTCCGATCGCCGACCTCGCGGCGCTCGACGCCGTGCCGTGGATCGGCCCCGCGAGCTGCCGCGCGCTGGCCGAGTACGCCTGCAACGAGGCCGAGCGCTGCGTGGCGACGCTCGACGTGATGACGTGGAACCTCGAGCACTTCCCCAAGACCGCCGCCACCGAGGACGCGGTCGTCGAGCTGCTGGGCTCGCTCGCGCCCGACCTCGTCGGCGTGCAGGAGGTCGAGTCGACCACCGCGCTACAGCACGTCGTCGACGCCTTGCCCGGGTACGCGCGCGTGCTCGGCAAGCGCGCGGACACCCGTGTCGCGCTGCTCTACCGCGAGGCCGCGTTCGAGCTGCGCGCGGTCGAGCAGCTCTTCACCGACGACGCCGACGCGTTCCCCCGTCCGCCGCTCGCCGTCACCATGGTGCCGCACGACGCCGTGGACCCCCACGAGGTCGTGTTCGTGGTCGTGCACCTGAAGGCACTCTCGGGCGCCAGCAACGAGGCTCGCCGCCGCGACGCCGTCACCAAGCTGCGCGCGTGGATCGACCAGCGCCGCGCGCTCACGCCCGACATCGTCGTGCTCGGCGACTGGAACGACCGCATCGAAGAGGGCCCCGACACCAATGTCTTCGGCCCGCTGCTCGAAGCCGCCGCCCGCGTCGAGTTCCTCACCGCCGAGGCCGCGCAGACCGGCGCGTACTCCTACGTGCCATTTCGCAGCCTCATCGATCACATCGCCGTGACCGAGGAAGCGCTGGAGGACCTGCGGGATCCCGAGCTCGAGGTGCTGCCGCTCGAGCAGACCTGGGGTGGTGGGGACTACGTGGGTGAGGTGACGGATCACCGGCCGGTGCGTGCGCGCTTCGAGACTGCGGTCGGGTACTGA